In a genomic window of Helianthus annuus cultivar XRQ/B chromosome 10, HanXRQr2.0-SUNRISE, whole genome shotgun sequence:
- the LOC110884536 gene encoding uncharacterized protein LOC110884536 isoform X1 produces MIFCWYWVSLASRINVERIRDLNSALTGHEYTQELLHGTSTQCHEMMRLSRDAFILLCNHFKQKNWVQSSRSISLEEKLAMFLMVIEHNERFRMVKRRFQHSTETIHRCFHEVLKAMMNFAREVIVPTSSNVSANNSERHRRLKEIFPGAIGALDGTLIHAIVPVDQQTRYRGRGKGECFQNVLAICDFDMIFTFVWAGWEGIAHDSRVLKEVAFNPNSGFPFPPPDKYYLCDAAYTNTRGFMTPYRGTRYWLADFRRQRALTKEERFNHAHAQLRNVIERAYGVLKARFPILKQMAPFSFPIQRDIVIACFAVHNFIRKCNIYDQLFMDYDENTMFHEMQSGENDGLLVQDIEWGSQGIDYMTSLRNQIANQLLSNESN; encoded by the exons ATGATTTTTTGTTGGTATTGGGTTTCATTAGCCTCGAGAATAAATGTTGAAAGGATAAGAGACTTGAATTCGGCATTAACCGGTCATGAATACACGCAAGAATTATTGCATGGTACTTCTACACAATGTCATGAGATGATGCGTCTTTCACGTGATGCATTTATACTATTGTGCAAtcattttaaacaaaaaaattgggtGCAAAGTAGTAGGTCAATAAGCTTGGAAGAAAAGTTGGCTATGTTTTTGATGGTCATTGAACATAATGAACGTTTTCGAATGGTTAAACGAAGGTTCCAACACTCAACGGAAACAATTCATAGATGTTTTCATGAGGTCCTAAAGGCAATGATGAATTTCGCAAGAGAAGTTATAGTTCCAACATCTTCTAATGTAAGCGCAAATAACTCCGAACGACATAGAAGGCTAAAAGAAATATTTCCTGGAGCAATAGGTGCCTTAGATGGAACTCTTATACATGCGATCGTGCCTGTTGATCAACAGACTCGTTACAGGGGAAGAGGAAAAGGTGAATGCTTTCAAAATGTATTAGCAATTTGTGACTTTGATATGATATTCACATTCGTATGGGCCGGATGGGAGGGCATTGCACATGATTCACGAGTTTTAAAAGAAGTTGCATTCAACCCAAATTCTGGCTTTCCTTTTCCGCCACCAG ATAAGTATTACCTTTGTGACGCTGCATACACCAACACTCGTGGATTTATGACTCCCTACCGTGGTACGAGGTATTGGTTAGCCGATTTTAGACGACAACGTGCGTTAACTAAGGAAGAAAGATTCAATCATGCTCACGCACAACTCAGAAATGTCATTGAACGTGCATACGGTGTTCTAAAGGCGAGATTCCCAATCCTAAAGCAAATGGCTCCCTTTTCTTTTCCAATACAAAGAGACATTGTGATTGCTTGTTTCGCCGTCCATAATTTTATAAGGAAATGCAATATTTATGATCAGTTATTTATGGACTATGATGAGAACACGATGTTTCATGAAATGCAAAGTGGGGAAAATGATGGCCTGCTAGTTCAAGACATAGAGTGGGGTTCACAAGGTATTGACTACATGACTTCTTTACGTAACCAGATTGCTAATCAGTTGCTTTCAAATGAATCAAATTAA
- the LOC110881091 gene encoding L10-interacting MYB domain-containing protein-like gives MAKRIRINWKQEGVEKTFLEACVHQITVNGREGSSLKQASWKTVAENLKTQHNFIVEQRQMKNHYDFLKGKFAAWLKLKNKTGNVYDPVTNSFNLSEEEWQIEMKSNKYVEALRSAPLAFPELCCQLFEGSTSNGFDSWGPSSTLPHPSEEVNEHNLDGMDVECTQVDSPGKGVSEESSIRSQKKEKGEKRKHKATLESQLIEVGEDISKLAKMMIEKHTLSDDMDACLEKLETLGWDESDAKYETALLLFGESADLRKLWVRLKPQNCEKWVKNAGAKYGLFN, from the exons ATGGCAAAAAGGATTAGGATTAATTGGAAGCAAGAAGGTGTTGAAAAAACCTTTCTTGAAGCATGTGTTCATCAAATAACCGTTAATGGACGTGAAGGAAGTAGTCTTAAACAAGCGTCATGGAAAACTGTAGCTGAAAATTTGAAAACACAACATAATTTCATAGTGGAACAACGTCAAATGAAGAATCACTATGATTTTCTAAAAGGAAAATTTGCAGCTTGGTTAAAGCTTAAAAACAAAACCGGGAATGTCTATGATCCAGTTACAAACAGCTTTAACTTGTCAGAAGAAGAGTGGCAAATTGAGATGAAG TCTAACAAGTATGTAGAAGCTTTGAGAAGTGCGCCACTTGCTTTCCCCGAGCTTTGTTGTCAATTGTTTGAGGGGTCTACTTCAAATGGGTTTGATAGTTGGGGGCCAAGTTCTACGCTTCCTCATCCTTCCGAGGAAGTGAATGAGCACAATTTGGATGGTATGGATGTCGAATGCACTCAAGTGGATTCCCCAGGTAAAGGTGTTAGTGAGGAGTCAAGTATTCGGTcccaaaaaaaagaaaaaggagaGAAACGAAAACATAAGGCAACATTAGAGTCACAGCTTATAGAAGTTGGTGAAGATATTAGCAAGTTGGCAAAGATGATGATTGAGAAACACACACTTTCTGATGATATGGATGCATGTTTGGAGAAGTTGGAGACATTGGGTTGGGATGAGTCGGATGCGAAATACGAAACAGCGCTTTTGCTTTTTGGTGAGAGTGCCGATCTTAGGAAACTGTGGGTACGTCTTAAGCCGCAGAATTGTGAGAAATGGGTTAAGAATGCGGGAGCGAAGTATGGATTGTTTAACTAA
- the LOC110884536 gene encoding uncharacterized protein LOC110884536 isoform X2 has translation MIFCWYWVSLASRINVERIRDLNSALTGHEYTQELLHGTSTQCHEMMRLSRDAFILLCNHFKQKNWVQSSRSISLEEKLAMFLMVIEHNERFRMVKRRFQHSTETIHRCFHEVLKAMMNFAREVIVPTSSNVSANNSERHRRLKEIFPGAIGALDGTLIHAIVPVDQQTRYRGRGKDKYYLCDAAYTNTRGFMTPYRGTRYWLADFRRQRALTKEERFNHAHAQLRNVIERAYGVLKARFPILKQMAPFSFPIQRDIVIACFAVHNFIRKCNIYDQLFMDYDENTMFHEMQSGENDGLLVQDIEWGSQGIDYMTSLRNQIANQLLSNESN, from the exons ATGATTTTTTGTTGGTATTGGGTTTCATTAGCCTCGAGAATAAATGTTGAAAGGATAAGAGACTTGAATTCGGCATTAACCGGTCATGAATACACGCAAGAATTATTGCATGGTACTTCTACACAATGTCATGAGATGATGCGTCTTTCACGTGATGCATTTATACTATTGTGCAAtcattttaaacaaaaaaattgggtGCAAAGTAGTAGGTCAATAAGCTTGGAAGAAAAGTTGGCTATGTTTTTGATGGTCATTGAACATAATGAACGTTTTCGAATGGTTAAACGAAGGTTCCAACACTCAACGGAAACAATTCATAGATGTTTTCATGAGGTCCTAAAGGCAATGATGAATTTCGCAAGAGAAGTTATAGTTCCAACATCTTCTAATGTAAGCGCAAATAACTCCGAACGACATAGAAGGCTAAAAGAAATATTTCCTGGAGCAATAGGTGCCTTAGATGGAACTCTTATACATGCGATCGTGCCTGTTGATCAACAGACTCGTTACAGGGGAAGAGGAAAAG ATAAGTATTACCTTTGTGACGCTGCATACACCAACACTCGTGGATTTATGACTCCCTACCGTGGTACGAGGTATTGGTTAGCCGATTTTAGACGACAACGTGCGTTAACTAAGGAAGAAAGATTCAATCATGCTCACGCACAACTCAGAAATGTCATTGAACGTGCATACGGTGTTCTAAAGGCGAGATTCCCAATCCTAAAGCAAATGGCTCCCTTTTCTTTTCCAATACAAAGAGACATTGTGATTGCTTGTTTCGCCGTCCATAATTTTATAAGGAAATGCAATATTTATGATCAGTTATTTATGGACTATGATGAGAACACGATGTTTCATGAAATGCAAAGTGGGGAAAATGATGGCCTGCTAGTTCAAGACATAGAGTGGGGTTCACAAGGTATTGACTACATGACTTCTTTACGTAACCAGATTGCTAATCAGTTGCTTTCAAATGAATCAAATTAA